DNA sequence from the Vicia villosa cultivar HV-30 ecotype Madison, WI linkage group LG3, Vvil1.0, whole genome shotgun sequence genome:
AAATTAATATTtgatcaatattttattttttacttatttGTGTAGATTATTCATAGAACAAATACGCCTTCTATCGTAAATTATATTCActttatctaaaaaaaataaattaaatattattctacactattattattattattgtaagtAAAATGATATAAATTAGAGAACTAAGACCATCTTTGGGCTGGACACCAACTTTTAAGAAAAAGTGGATATTGCAATTGTGCTAGGTGGAGAACGTTGCATTGCATTGCaactagagctgtcaaatgggTCGGTCCGGTCCAGCCCGCTTCGGCCCGGTGGGCCAACGTGTTTTAATGGGCTGGTCCGGCCCAGCCCAATTGCTAAATGGGCCACATAAAATGAGCCCGACCCATTTTTCAAAGGCCCGTGCGGCCCGATGGGCCAGCCCGAcccgtatttcaatattataattttaattttataaaaaggatgtaatggataaatgcaatacaacataagtagaaagtcatcataaacgtatatacgtgatgtttaaaatatttatccataaatatatatgaataccacaaaatcaTCCATCTAAAAGTATAAAGTAACTTAATACTCTTTAACATTTCTTTatgacttgaaaacacatttataaaatcatatcttatctcaatcttttttctccaaaattttctctacatctcacaaccatttccttgatcacatcattttgaaaatatatcttgatCCTCTTTAACATTTCTTTATGACTTAAAAACACATTTataaaatcatatcttatctcaatcttttttctccaaaatttaccaaaatctttttttaatgggccaGCCCGAAGCCCGCTTGGCCCGGTCCGGCCCAGCCCATAAAAAACATAGGCCCCGTGGGTTGGCCCAAAAAGATAGGGTCGTgttttttaaggtattttgcggCCCGGCCCGCGCTAAATTGTAGGGCTTATGGGCTGGCCCAATGGGCCGAGCCCATTTTGACAACTCTAATTGCAACTGTTGcatggaataaaaaatattaaaaattataaatgtgGTGTGTTTCGGCTTTATTATGAATAGAGtattaatatataaagtaaaaTTGTGATTTTATGACAGAATCTAGCTCGGAAGTAGGCGAGAAGGCTCTTTACACGCGGGCATTATCTGTAGATAACGCCTCTAACTTAAAGGGAAGTAGTGCCATGATAGTGTTAGAAGGACCAACAACCTGTTAACGGAGCAGTCGTTGAAGTTTGAGTTCAAGGCTAACAACAATCAGGCCGAGTAAAGAGGTATCATCGCCACCATGGTCCTCGCCTTGAGATGGGCACTTTGAATTAGAAGGTCAATAATGATTCCCAATTGATGGAAAATCAAGTCGTTAAGAAATATCAAAAgaaggaatcaagctcaccaaatatctaaaaaatatgcatgatttatttTTCAAGCTTTTGAAATGATTTATGTCCCCAGGAAATAGAACTTAAGGGTGAACCTTCTCTCTAAACGTGCCAACACAAAAATAACAGGACATAATCGCATTGTAATTCAAGAGACTCTCGCCGCCCCTAATATCAAGGTGGATCCGACCAATACCCTTAAAATCGTCCATACCACCTACTGGATAACGCAAATAATACGTTATCTCCAATCAGATAAACTGTCGTTGAACGAGTTAGAGGCAAAGAAAATTTGCAAATGTGCAACAAAGTACACCATGACGTTAGAGAAACTTTGCAAAATGGGAAGGTTTTCCTCATGCTAATATGTCTAAGAGAACATGAAATCACCTTAGTCCTTGCAGAGGTGCAAAGGGGGGTTTGCGAAAGTCACATTGGTGGACGAGCCTTATGTTAGACTTGTGACTCCACACATAAGAGGGAGTTAATTTTGGGGGTTTGAAAAAAGGTAATTTAAATTGAGAAAAACATTTAagtaatatcatcaaaataataaatatgcagaaaataaataGTCAAGGGTAAGAGAAATGACACCAGAGAATTATACAGATTCGGTCATGAATACCTAATCTTGTCtctaaaatttgatattttagtAGGTTAAACTGTCGAACTCCCTTatacaagaaaaaaaaatgaagtttcaggCTAACTTCCTACCAAACAACAAACAACAGAGATAAGCAATTAGTCTTCCTTAATCGGGTAGTCTCCAAGCTATACTAAGATTTTATACGGACTTATCTCGAACCAAAAGCGGAGTTTTGAATTGGATATCCTCTAAAACAGACCGAATTGAGATTTTACACTATGCTAATCTCGAACCAAATGGGGGTTTTAAACAGATTGACCATAAACCAAGTTGAGATTTTATATCGAGCTGATCTTAAACCAAAGTAAGCTTTTACACAGGCTAAGCTTACTAACCGAAATGAtgacttaaaaattaaatctccaaataaaatattcaatggGTTTAGCTTTGAACCCAAACAAACATTCCCTTAAGAATAAATTATTCAACTAAGAGAAAACTCTCCTTGATGACTTTACAATAACATCCTTTTCTAGAATACAAATGACCCCACCTGAACACATTGACTTTCTCGAAGGGCTAAAGCTAAACAAAAGTGAAAGAAAGTAAAACGAAATTGAGAAAGAGAGTCGGGAATGAGAAAGAGAAATCTCATTTTAAGGATATAAAAAAGTGAAGAGAGGTACCTCTATTTATAAGTTAGAGAttgacataaaaaagaaaagattcaTTAACCAAAATAAATGATATAATAGATTGGGACTAGGCGAATCGATTGGGAGCCCCCAATAATTGTTTGCAAAGTTCAAATAAGAAAAAATGGATGCAGAGATGTTTCTCTTTATAAAGACAATATCACAATTGTTTACAGATATTGTTTGCTTAAACCCAATCGATTAGGTATACCGTATGTGTTCCAATCGATTGGACATTTCAAAAATTTGTCCAAAACTATTATGACGATTCCTAATTTATTTggcaaaatttcaaaatattattggGATGTTTTCTTTGAGAAATAGAAACTTTAAAACATGTTttagtgtgtatgtgtgtgtgattTAGCCATGTAATTTTACAAAAATGTCCTAGTGTTTTCACAAAAAATGGTTCACATCGACGCGAATaggcgagctttcacactttcttTCTTTCATACTTTGAAGCTTCAAGACTTGGGTAGCACTATCAGTTTGTATAAGAGAATGAGGCGAGGCTAAGATGCGCAGCCGGTCCAATTAATGAGATGATATATGTCCCACACATCAGGGAATTCATCGCCAAACAAAAGGTAGCCAAAAGGTACAACTCAAAGGTGGTCCAAAAGAAAATGTAGTAGGGTGACATAGTACTCAGACAAGTTGTCGTGCTCGCCCAACATGGAAGACTGCAATCCAACTAGGGAGGGCTATACCACCTATGGGAGAAACTATCTCACGACATCTACAAGCTCGAAGAGATGAACAAATGACTCATCTCAAGGACATGAAACTCAATTAACCTGATATATTACTATAGTTAATTAcctttttgttgtttatttaaaGGCAAAAGGCGGTAGACCAACAAATATacgaatttctttgaaaatttttatTGTTATCGTATTTACTGTAGGTTATTCAATTCTTCAATCAACATAAATGTTGGATTTCTATTAAAGGATTCTTACCCTCCATTAAGAGACAATATAAATGTTGGAGTTACACTGGATCATCCTTGTTGCCCTCAAGTGGTAATCTAAATGTTGGACTTCTTTAGAAGATCTTTGTTGCCCTTAAGGGGCAATACGAATGTTGGACTTCATTTGAAAGATCCTTGTCGCCCTCATGGgcaatataaatattaaacttCCATGGTAAGATCCCCGCGGAGCGTAAAATAACAACTTAAAGTCTCGTTATGAGGGAATTAACTAAAATTCTTTTCTGAGGGACTCAATTCAATGTCTCATCTAAGGGACTCAACTCAAAATCTCATATGAGAGACTCAATTTAACACTTGAGGAACTTAACTTGGGACTCAACTCAAAGTGTTGCCTGAaggactcaacttaaagtcttgCCTGAGAGACTCAACTTAAATTATCTCTTGAGAGAATCAACTTATAGTCTCTTCCGAGAGACTCGACTTAAAGTCTTGCCTGAGGAATTCAACTTAAAGTCTCGTCTAGGAACTCAATTTAAAGTGTCTCTTAGGAGTCTCAACTTAAAGTCTCACCAGGGGAACTCAAATTAAAGTCTCCCCTGAAGAGCTTCAAATAAGGAAAATAAACTAAAGCATTTTACTATTTATAAAGACCTTATGCTTGAGGAACTGCGTATTGGTATAAGTGCAAAGATTCTCCAAAAGGGTGACAAAACTTTCTCAAGATAAGTAATGTAGCATGTCACCCTTGCGAGAGACTCACTAACCACCAATTTATTAGGATGGGCATCCCTTTCTCGATTATGTTTTCCGTTTCCTGAATTACTCGCTTGTTCgtgaaattttgagaagtggCGTGACTTGGATCACAACAATACGTGAGATGGAGTCAAAAAGAGAAGACTGTACTCTCCTAAATAATTATTGGGGAATTAGCTACCCATTTCCCACACTCTTGAAAGCGATTATTACTCTCTTGAAGTCTAAAGTCTAAACACGAAAATTTCTTATAAATACCTCAATCTTAAAGTTGAGTGGACATTCAATTTATGCAAAATACCATATAAAACCTCTTACTACATGAGCATGAGCTTGCCCTATCACTAGAACAACCCTCAATACCTATGCCAGTTTTACACTGCAATAAATTGTCACATATGATGCTGCTTTTAGgaagtaaaaaaatttaaataaattactcTAAGATAGAATTTgacttaataaaattataaaataattcttAAATGAGTTGCACTACTAGATATGCTCTATCTTGCAAGCAAACCTAGATGTTTGAGATGGGGGCCCACGAAGAAACCTTGGTGGAAGCAGCGCTCCGAGTTCTCAACACCGCCGACCCGTTCGAGAAGGCGCGACTCGGTGACTCAGTGGCTTCCCGGTGGCTCGATGGCTCCATCGCCGAACCCTACAAACCTTCTATCGACCTTCACGTCCCTGATCGCCCAGCAAGGCTATCCAGCGTCTCTGCCTTCTTTTCAAGTTACCGTCTTGTTTGTGTTCGATGAAATTCCTCACTGACATGAATGACTTGTTTTGCAGGTGAAGTTAGTGCCTCCGGGTCTCATGCCGAAGCTTGGTAAAGCAGGAAGCTTGCAAAGCAGGGTAAACATTGTACATAGCCTTACTCACACTGAAAGCTGGGCTGTTGACCTCTCTTGGGTACTCTCTCTTTTTTTCACTCCTTTTCCTTCACCCTTTTATATGATATACTTTTTTTGCTTCTGAAAATCTGAATAATGTATAATTTTGTATTGATTCATCATACATGTTTTAATATTCAGTTTATGGCTCTGTTCCCATGCTTATATTTTAATTCTGACAAGACAACCTCGTATTAGTAAGATAAGAGAGAGATTAAGTGAATCCTACAattaaaaaccattttttttagaaTTCTCCTCATTTTGTCTCTGTTTTGAAGTTGAaggaaaaacttgtttttttggagAGTATCATGTAGGTAAACTGCACATTTCAATGTGGAATTTTGGCTTAAAATAAGTTTTGTTAAGGGCTGTGTGCTACACAATAGTACTGGAGCTGTACAATATTTAGCAATGGGAttatacaagataaataattTAGAATTAGGAGCTTCACTGCACGTGCTTTTGTATGTTGTGGAAAGGTTTTTTCTTAACCTCTAACTATCACGTGGGATATATATGATGCATACAGTGCAATATGAAATATTATCACATTGATATGAAGTACAAGAGAAAACTTAAGAGACTAATAAGTAGGCACGGGGACTCTTAGAATATCAGTGTCGCGCATTATTACATTTACATGTATTTGATACCAATATGTGTACGGCACTCTTAGATATATATTCAACTAGAAGTATCCTACATAAATCTTCTTTGATGGAAAAAACATGTGTTTTACTCTTGTTTTTGTGTATTTTTCAACAGTACCTATCATCTAGTCTAAATCAAGTGTTCAGAAAAGATTTAAAGCCCCCTAAAATTTAGTTGGCTCTTTTAGTGTTGCATTTGTTATTGTTGGTTTGGAAATCATTTATTTTTCCATACAGTTCATACAATGCTAACCTGCTGCAAACATTTACTGGTAAAAGTAGTCTGATGTATAGTAAATTCTTGCAGGATATAATAGCTCGTTTCGGTAAGCAAGAGGCAATGCCTAGAGAATTCTTTACAGATTTCGTAAAGGTAGCTCAGGATGAAGGGAGACACTTCACTCTTCTTGCTGCGCGACTTAAGGAGTTAGGTTCTGATTATGGAGCACTACCAGCTCACGATGGCCTTTGGGATTCTGCCAGTGCTACTTCTAAGGATTTATTATCACGATTAGCAATTGAACATTGCGTCCACGAGGTGAGTCTCACATAGGGCCTTTCTGCCATTATCattttttatggtttatggttttgCTTTATGTTTCTGATGAACTGAGACAATTGACTTGATTAGAtacctagtttttttttttttgtgaaaatgaAGACTGAATTAAAAGGGTCGCCTGTCAATGCTggatttatgttttttttgggAGTGGGGGTGGAGTGTTAAGCcgttcttgaaaaaaaaaaaaaggccttTTAAAAGCTctgattttttaaaaagaaatcagTGTTCtatattgttttcttttcttgatacTTAAGTGAGATTAGAGTTTGTCCTATCGTCTCGGGTCTCGTAGTTACTTTGGAGAAATGGAGAGTGGAGAGTAAGGTTTTTCAACCCAAGCTGCAATTGAATGTTTTATTGGAAAATTTTTAATGCAaacaaagatttattttctcgattaTAGCTTTTATACTATATAATATTTAGAGTGATTCTGTTCCTATTTTGTGCCGACAATCTTTAATCCTTAGGGGCCTTAAGCAATTTTCATTACATATACATAAGGAGATGGGGTAACTCCACATGGAGTGCTTTAGTGTTTATAGCTGGTGCAAAGAATCTGAAATTTTGAATTAGAAATTCTTGTCTTTGACAAATTGAGTGTAATTAAAAAGTTAAAAGGGTATCCTGTCAATAAAACTTCCGCCATTAAAGGATCAGGGAAGGGTTGAATTTATTGTGGATCTATTTGAAGCAGTTCTTCCTTATATTTGCAAAATGTTAATTCCACGTCTCAAACCAATGACCTCCTAATCACATAAAAATAACTCCAGCTATTGCTTCAAAGACTCATCTTTGTGTGAACTTATTAGGTTTTTTTTCCTTGAAAAATCATTTGTTATGAATATAGATGGAATATCTTGCATATATCAAGTCGAGATAACAGCTGTGTATAGTTCAATATGATGTACACTCTGATTTACATCAACAAACTTGTATCTTTTGTGCCAAAGTTTAGTTTTCATGGTTACAATTACAATGTCCAGAATTGCAGCACCCATTTACATTCAAACTAATGCTTTATAGAATGCACTGTACATATGAGTTTTTTCATTGCTTATCATTTCTCAAGTAGCTGAGTTTCTTGGAGGTTTTCTAGTGCTATCTTTTTTAATGAGGAAAAAGTTCtacaattttataataaaattataacaagGAAAATGCCACCATAATAAAACGCTTGCCATCATTCTTAAAATGGCCCTCTATCCCTTCTCTCTGTCTCCCACATGGTTCTACATCACATCAAATTGGTCTTATCTAAAATGTACACTTTGGTTGTGAATATGAACACAGGCCAGAGGACTTGATGTGTTGCCTACAACAATCTCACGATTTCGCAATGGTGACGATGACACTACAGCAGACTTACTTGAAACTGTAGTTTATCCAGAAGAAATTACACATTGTGCTGCCGGAGTCAAATGGTTCAAGTATCTATGTCAGAGGTCTGGAAATCTAGCCTCAGAGCAAGAAAATTATGCAGTGGAAAATGGAACAACAACAGAGGAGAATGAAGTGATTTCAAAGTTTCATAAAATAGTGAGGACATATTTCAGAGGACCTTTAAAACCACCTTTTAATGAGGCAGCAAGAAAAGCTGCTGGATTTGGTCCTGAATGGTATGAACCTCTTGCTGTTAAAGTGCCCAATGCACAATAACAAAGCAtgttagtttttatttaattacgaGTTTCTTGCTGCATATATCTTGTGCAGCCTTACACtgaatattagttttaggctttatatatatttaaaatcctatatactgtttttattttttaaatctttttcagaatatttatgtattaattgaGATCTAATGTTTTAGAGAACAAagtttaaactaaaaaaaaaaacatacatttatgttttattattatgttgGAAATTCAAAATGTTACTCCAAAGAGATCgatgaaatttcaccaaaattacATATGAAAGGTTAAGTATTGACATaactaaattttataaataaaggaaTTAATCAAACTATTAATAGAGTGGGTAGGATAGCaccgtttttttatttaaaatactttgatacaattttttaggtatgatttttattattattcaatgAAAATGTTACAAGTGTACTTAAATATCGTTTAGAGAGTGAAAAGAGGAGGAAATTGTATGTGTAGGAGAAAAAGACTTTACTCGAACCAAAGCCACCTGAAATACTCTTGCTAGAATTACGTCTGTCAGAATCGCGGGACTCAAATCAATTCGCGACAACATTTCCACGGCGAGAACCACGAGAAGATGATTCAAGTGTTGTGTTTTTTCAATGCCCCCAAAACCTTCGGAACGCCAAAACATTTATTCAGGTGCTGGGACACCAGATCAAAAATCACTATGGAAATAATTACAGGAAGAAAGAGTGCAAAAGAATCTAGTTCTGCATCGTCGGGAAATAGCTCCACTGTTGTCGGTCAGTGTTTCATTGGTGACCATTGATTATAATCAACATGCACGGGTGAGTGAAATCATCATAATTGTTGTTGGAAGGTTCTGGGAAAAGGTAGGGGCCTGACTCAAGGTAAAGCTAGTTTTCATTTTGAGACATTTACAATTACAATATAGGTTGGGTTGTGGCTATTTTTCATGCATGGCGCCGACGTCTCTAGTATGCGCTCCCCCGCCACCCTAGAAGACTAgcctttcactttctcttaccATCCCCTTCATATGTGTCCACACTGTCTCTTCGACATGCCAATATAAACTTGATTATTGTTACTCGAACAACGACACCTCCAGACCTTAGTCTGATCTTAGTTGTGCTTCCACAGTTTGAGACCCTGGAGGTTGTTATGCTTGCCAAAATTAGGTGGTGGGTGTTGAGAAACTACCACAAACATACACTTTGGAAGATCGGAATATACCTTTGTGTCTTAGTTAGCCATGATGGTGTGGAAATGGGGTAAGGTTTATAAATGAAAGTTGTTCAAATTGCGGCATCAGCTTTCAATATCCCCCTTAACCCTAAAAAAGGTGTTAAAGGGTGGTGAAACTTCTAGAAGTGTACACACAACTTGTGTTATGTTACATAAGAATAAATAATCGTCCAATAACGCTAACCCTAAAAAAGGTGTTAAAGGGCGGTGAAGCTACTAGGAGAGCACACATAACTTGTGTTATGTTACATAAGAGTGAAGAATTTTGGGTTGTGGAGGTCAGGCGAGGAGAAGAAAAAAAGTCTAGCAGCTAAAATTTTAGGTGATAATAGAGAA
Encoded proteins:
- the LOC131661315 gene encoding uncharacterized protein LOC131661315; translation: MFEMGAHEETLVEAALRVLNTADPFEKARLGDSVASRWLDGSIAEPYKPSIDLHVPDRPARLSSVKLVPPGLMPKLGKAGSLQSRVNIVHSLTHTESWAVDLSWDIIARFGKQEAMPREFFTDFVKVAQDEGRHFTLLAARLKELGSDYGALPAHDGLWDSASATSKDLLSRLAIEHCVHEARGLDVLPTTISRFRNGDDDTTADLLETVVYPEEITHCAAGVKWFKYLCQRSGNLASEQENYAVENGTTTEENEVISKFHKIVRTYFRGPLKPPFNEAARKAAGFGPEWYEPLAVKVPNAQ